The nucleotide window AGATCAAACTGCGGCTTCCGCCCCAGCATCGCATCCACAGCATTGATAGCCTGAGCACTGGCCAGATGCGCCAGCTGAATCTGACTGGTCACATCGCCGGCGGCATAAATCGTTGGAATTGAGGTCTTTCCGCAGGCATCGGTTACCAAGCGGCCGCGCTCCTGTAACAGTTCTAGATCACAGTCACACAGCACCGGTTTGCGTCCGGTTGCGGCGATGATCCATTCACCCTGAGCTGTCTGCGGTTTCTCTTTCTCCAGATAGTCCACCTCCGACGCCCGGATCTGCGTGATGGAAACACCGCAATGAATCTGAGCCCCGCGACGTTTCAGGATCATCTGCAGGTTCTGCGCGATTTCCCGATCCGCCTGAATCAATGGCCGTGGTGCCGCTTCTAAAAGCGTTACAGCCACTCCCAGATCCAATAACAGATCCGCAAACTCCAGACCAATCACCCCGGCGCCAATGATGACAGCCTGTTTAGGTAAAGGTCTGTCCCAAGCCAGCACCTGATCCGAGGTCATCGCGTGTTCGATTCCTGGAATCGGCGGAACAGAGGCTTTCGAGCCGGTTGCGATCAAAATGTGCTCGGCCTCGATCGTTTCCTCGTTGACACGAACGGTCTGCGGACCAATGATGCTAGCTTCGCCTGTGATATATTGAATTTGATTGCCTTTGATCAGCTGAGCAATCCCCTTCTGCAGTTTGGCAACGGTTTCTTCCTTTTGTTTGCGCAGTTGGTCGCTGTCAAAGTCAAAAGCCGCGTATTGAGCCGCTGTGTGCAGTTGATGGGCTTGATATAACAAACTTTTAGTCGGAATGCAGCCGCGGTTCAGACACGTGCCCCCAACCTGATCTTTTTCAATTAAAACAACCTGCATCCCGCATTGCGCCGCGTGAATGGCCGCTTCATAGCCGGCCGGACCGGCGCCGAGAATCACAAGTTCGGTTTTGATTACCATGTAGACTCCTGCCCTTCTATTTCTTGACTGATCCATGCGATGCACTCTGGGATCAGCGGATGTTCTGCGGCGGCCTTTAAGGCGCGCGAATGCAGCGCCTCTGGAGTCAGCGGACAATCCTGAAGCAGCTGCTGCAAGGTGCTGATCGCCGCTTCATCCATCGCGTCGCTGTACAGCCGGCAGGCTGTAATCCGCTGCGGCTGCAGCTGCAGCTGAACCTGAATCTCGCCCCATCCAAAGCGTTTCTCAATGCACAGATCAGCCTGGAATTTATCTGGAAGCAGCCATGCTTCACTTTGATATTCGTTAGCCAGCTGCCGGATTTCCGTTAGCTGCTGCGCTGTCCATGACCAGGGCGTCCCCGGCTGACCATAAACCTGCTGCATCGCTTCCCGCAGCGCTGTTTTAAGCTTGTCAATCGTGATGTCCGGGGCGCATTCTTTCAAATTGATAACCCGTCGGCGCACTGAATCAACGCCATTGCCTTTCAGCTTTGCCTGGGAAACCCGCAGATATCGGCCTACCTTTTCACCATCGGTATCCACCAGCAGCGTTCCATGGTGAAAGCTGCCGTAAGGGCCATGATAAAAGGCATTGCCGGAGAACTTGCGCCCTTCCACCGTCAGATCATTGCGGCCGGAGAACTGCGCGTTAATCCCGAATTGCCGCACCGCCTGCAGAAGCACAGAACACTGTTTATTCAGATCAAATTGATCGGAAGGCATCAGGATTGTGAAATTCAGATTTCCCAGATCATGGTACACCGCTCCGCCCCCGGAACAGCGTCGGGCCAGCAATCCCCCGTCCTGCCGCAGCGCCGCCAGCCGGCACTCCTTTAACGGATTCTGATTTTTGCCGATCACGACGGTATGTTCGTTCTGCCACAAGTACAGGATAAGCTGTCCCTCAAGATGATCGCAAAGCCATTTTTCCATCGCTAAATTAAAGTAAGGGTCAAAAGTCTGACCCTCTGCAAAATACAACATCGTCTATCCGTTTTCCTTCTGCCAGCGCAGGATTGGATGCCGAGCTGCCTGAACTTCGTCAATGCGTCCAATCGGCGTCGTCTGCGGACAAGCATGCAAAGCCTGCGGATCCTGAGATGCAAGATCGAGCAGTTCGTTTAAGACGCGCACCGCTTCATCCAGCACCGCCTTCGGTTCGGTTTCCGTCGGCTCAACCATCAGGGCTTCCTCAACGATCAATGGGAAATACATCGTCGGCGGATGAATGCCGCGATCGATCATGCCTTTGGCGATATCCATGGCATTGATCCCCAGCTGCTGATGCTGACGCTTCAACGTCATGACAAATTCATGCATGCATGGCTGATCCACCGCCATATCGTAGCGTCGGCTCAGTTCATGTTCAAGATAGCGGGCGTTGAGCACAGCCACCTGACTGGTTTTGCGCAGGCCTTCTTTGCCTAAGATCATGACATACGTCAAAGCGCGGACCATCACGCCGAAATTGCCGTAGAACATCTTCATTCGGCCGAGACTCTCCGGACAATCCTCATGAATCTGACCGTTTTCAATCCGCGGCGCAGGCAAATAGTCAATCAGATGCTTTTTGACGCCGATCGGCCCGCTTCCCGGTCCGCCGCCGCCATGCGGCGTAGAGAATGTTTTATGCAGGTTCAGATGAACGACATCAAAGCCCATGTCGCCAGGACGAGCAATTCCCATGATCGCATTCAGATTGGCGCCGTCATAATAAACTAAGCCGCCGGCATCATGAATGATTTGGGTAATTTCCAGAATATCTTTTTCAAACAGACCCAGGGTATTCGGATTGGTCAGCATCAGCGCCGCCGTCGTTTCATCGGCCATCGCCCGCAAGGCTTCCACATCGACATTGCCCTGTTCGTTGCTTGGAATCTGCTTCACCGTAAAGCCGGCCATAACCGCGCTGGCCGGATTGGTTCCATGAGCCGAATCCGGAACGAACACGACTGTCCGCTGATCTTCATGATGACGTTTTAAATAGTTGCGGATTGTCATTAATCCGCTGAATTCACCATGCGCCCCCGCCGCCGGCTGGAAGCAGAAGGCATCCATACCGGTGATTTGGTTCAGATAGTGTTCCAACGTTTCCATCACTTCCAGACAGCCCTGTACATCTTCTTGAGGCGCCAGTGGATGGATAGCCGTAAAGCCTTCCAGATTCGCCGCCTCCTCGTTGACCTTTGGATTGTACTTCATCGTACAGGAGCCTAACGGGTAAAAGAGATGATCTACACCTTTCACGCGCAGGGAACATTCGGTATAGTGGCGCACAACTTCCAACTCACTGACCGAAGGCAGCTGCGGCTTCTCTGTGCGAAGCGGAGTGTTTAACGTATAGGCAGGGACCTGCAGCTGCGGAAGCGCAACACCGCGATGGCCTTGACCCCCGCGTTCAAAAATCAGCTGACTCATGCGGCCACCTCCCCGATCAGTTCAACCAGATGATCCATATTTTCCTTGTTGTTCACTTCGGTCGCGCACCACAGAATTTCATGATCGTTCAAAGGCAGACCGCCCAAGATATCATGATCTTCCAGATGCTTTAACAAAACGCGGCTTGGCACGTCGCTGACCGTAACAAATTCATGAAAGAACTCGCCGGTATATTTTAATTTCAGCGCGGTTTTCTGACACAGCTGTTCAGCCAAATAGTGAGCGTTGCTGATGCAGTGCGCTGCAACCTGTTCAATACCTTCGGTGCCCATCGCGCTGCAGTAGATCGCCGCTCTTAAGGCGCACAGCGCCTGATTGGAACAGATGGAGCTGCTGGCTTTTTCCCGTCGGATATGCTGCTCGCGGGCCTGCAGCGTCAGAACATAGGCGCGCCGGCCTTGATGATCGGTACTCTGACCGACAATCCGGCCCGGCAGCTTGCGCATCAGCGATGAAACGCTGGCCATAAAGCCCAGGTACGGACCGCCGAAATTCAGCGGCATGCCCAACGGCTGACCTTCGCCGACCGCAATCACTGCGCCGACTTCCTTGGCCGACGGCAACAGCGCCGCGGCAATTGGATTAATATGCAGAATGCCTTTGACCTTCTTTTCAGCTGCCGCCGCAAACAGTGTCTGGGCATCTTCGATTAAGCCGAAATAGTTGGGCTGCTGCAAAAGCAGACAGGCCGTATCCTCACTCAAGGCATCCCGCAGCACAGCCTCTTCCAAGATGCCGTTTGGACAGTCCAGCACGGCGATTTCCATGCCGTACGCTTCGCCATAGGTGCGGATGACCTGCAGAATCTGCGGGTGGACGGAAGAAGGAACCAGCACGCGGCGGTGCTTCGGATCCCGGCACATTAACAGTGCTTCAGCGGCGGCCGTCGCTCCGTCATACACACTGGCATTGCTGACATCCATGCCGGTCAGCTCACAGATCATCGTCTGATATTCAAAAATGGACTGAAGCAGACCCTGGCTCATTTCCGCCTGATACGGTGTATAGGCCGTTAAAAACTCACTGCGCCCTGCTAAGGCATTGACAAGGCTGGGGATGTAATGCCGATAGGCCCCGGCGCCGCGATACAGATCTTCATAGATCCGATTATGGGAGGCCATCTTTTTGATCTTGGCCAGCGCCTCAAATTCGCTCATGCCGGACGGCAGATCCCAGCCGTCTTCCTGTAACAGAACCGCCGACGGCAGATGGTCGGTTAATTCATCTAAATCTTTCAGCCCCAGAGAATCCAGCATCGCCTGCAGTTCTTCGGGACTGGATGCAATGTAATCGCTCATGGGCTACTCCAGCGTCGTCAGGTATTCGCTGTAAGCTTCCGGACTTAACAGGTCTTCCAGACCCGCGACGTTTTCCAGCACGCAGATCCAATTGCCGTAGCAGTCTTCATTCAGCTTTTCCGGTGCATCGATCAGTTCCTCATTGATTTCCTTGATCGTTCCGACGACCGGCGAATAAATTTCACTGACAGCCTTGACGGATTCAAC belongs to Holdemania massiliensis and includes:
- the lpdA gene encoding dihydrolipoyl dehydrogenase, whose amino-acid sequence is MVIKTELVILGAGPAGYEAAIHAAQCGMQVVLIEKDQVGGTCLNRGCIPTKSLLYQAHQLHTAAQYAAFDFDSDQLRKQKEETVAKLQKGIAQLIKGNQIQYITGEASIIGPQTVRVNEETIEAEHILIATGSKASVPPIPGIEHAMTSDQVLAWDRPLPKQAVIIGAGVIGLEFADLLLDLGVAVTLLEAAPRPLIQADREIAQNLQMILKRRGAQIHCGVSITQIRASEVDYLEKEKPQTAQGEWIIAATGRKPVLCDCDLELLQERGRLVTDACGKTSIPTIYAAGDVTSQIQLAHLASAQAINAVDAMLGRKPQFDLTCIPSCLYTHPEAAWVGLFEEEAQAQGREIFIGKTTTLGNAKSMIEQAPRGFVKLIADAASRQVLGGIIVGAHASDWIGTIAQAVSLHLTVDDCQRVIVAHPTWSEALHEALMDVDQHAIHTLYSRLR
- the gcvPB gene encoding aminomethyl-transferring glycine dehydrogenase subunit GcvPB — protein: MSQLIFERGGQGHRGVALPQLQVPAYTLNTPLRTEKPQLPSVSELEVVRHYTECSLRVKGVDHLFYPLGSCTMKYNPKVNEEAANLEGFTAIHPLAPQEDVQGCLEVMETLEHYLNQITGMDAFCFQPAAGAHGEFSGLMTIRNYLKRHHEDQRTVVFVPDSAHGTNPASAVMAGFTVKQIPSNEQGNVDVEALRAMADETTAALMLTNPNTLGLFEKDILEITQIIHDAGGLVYYDGANLNAIMGIARPGDMGFDVVHLNLHKTFSTPHGGGGPGSGPIGVKKHLIDYLPAPRIENGQIHEDCPESLGRMKMFYGNFGVMVRALTYVMILGKEGLRKTSQVAVLNARYLEHELSRRYDMAVDQPCMHEFVMTLKRQHQQLGINAMDIAKGMIDRGIHPPTMYFPLIVEEALMVEPTETEPKAVLDEAVRVLNELLDLASQDPQALHACPQTTPIGRIDEVQAARHPILRWQKENG
- a CDS encoding lipoate--protein ligase codes for the protein MLYFAEGQTFDPYFNLAMEKWLCDHLEGQLILYLWQNEHTVVIGKNQNPLKECRLAALRQDGGLLARRCSGGGAVYHDLGNLNFTILMPSDQFDLNKQCSVLLQAVRQFGINAQFSGRNDLTVEGRKFSGNAFYHGPYGSFHHGTLLVDTDGEKVGRYLRVSQAKLKGNGVDSVRRRVINLKECAPDITIDKLKTALREAMQQVYGQPGTPWSWTAQQLTEIRQLANEYQSEAWLLPDKFQADLCIEKRFGWGEIQVQLQLQPQRITACRLYSDAMDEAAISTLQQLLQDCPLTPEALHSRALKAAAEHPLIPECIAWISQEIEGQESTW
- the gcvPA gene encoding aminomethyl-transferring glycine dehydrogenase subunit GcvPA; the encoded protein is MSDYIASSPEELQAMLDSLGLKDLDELTDHLPSAVLLQEDGWDLPSGMSEFEALAKIKKMASHNRIYEDLYRGAGAYRHYIPSLVNALAGRSEFLTAYTPYQAEMSQGLLQSIFEYQTMICELTGMDVSNASVYDGATAAAEALLMCRDPKHRRVLVPSSVHPQILQVIRTYGEAYGMEIAVLDCPNGILEEAVLRDALSEDTACLLLQQPNYFGLIEDAQTLFAAAAEKKVKGILHINPIAAALLPSAKEVGAVIAVGEGQPLGMPLNFGGPYLGFMASVSSLMRKLPGRIVGQSTDHQGRRAYVLTLQAREQHIRREKASSSICSNQALCALRAAIYCSAMGTEGIEQVAAHCISNAHYLAEQLCQKTALKLKYTGEFFHEFVTVSDVPSRVLLKHLEDHDILGGLPLNDHEILWCATEVNNKENMDHLVELIGEVAA
- the gcvH gene encoding glycine cleavage system protein GcvH, with translation MSVVKEGLLYSKSHEWVETLPDGTARIGISDYAQDSLGDIVFVDMHPAGEEVEAEGALADVESVKAVSEIYSPVVGTIKEINEELIDAPEKLNEDCYGNWICVLENVAGLEDLLSPEAYSEYLTTLE